The proteins below are encoded in one region of Streptomyces sp. NBC_00490:
- a CDS encoding TrmB family transcriptional regulator translates to MLDVLGLEPDDERVYRALLGRPNSTAILLGDLLVLSRAHVDKALSRLTEWGLATRSADDRFTAAPPAMALGALISQRRDGLRMAEHALVAFAEEHRAAMTGSSISDLIEVVTGVDAIRHRFLQVQQAARTQVRSFITAPFVALSPDENTAEPMALERGVLFRAVLDRAVLAEPGIVQDAIDSLRNGVQLRVADHLPMKLVLADADLGLVPLAITPAGEPGAVLLHRSGLLDALDALFETVWRTARPLELSGTGDESDVAVEAAPHGPTELDQRIVGLLLAGLTDQTVATQLGLSPRTLHRRLRRLMDIAGVQTRMQLGAHAVRNRWTEHL, encoded by the coding sequence ATGCTGGATGTTCTGGGCCTCGAACCCGACGACGAACGCGTGTACCGGGCCCTGCTCGGACGGCCGAACTCCACCGCGATCCTTCTCGGCGACCTGCTCGTGCTGTCCCGGGCCCACGTCGACAAGGCGTTGTCCCGACTGACCGAGTGGGGACTGGCGACCAGGTCGGCGGATGACCGGTTCACCGCCGCGCCTCCGGCCATGGCGCTCGGTGCCCTCATCAGTCAGCGCCGCGACGGGCTGCGCATGGCCGAGCACGCGCTGGTGGCCTTCGCCGAGGAACATCGGGCGGCGATGACCGGCAGCAGCATCAGCGATCTGATCGAGGTGGTCACGGGAGTCGATGCCATCCGCCATCGATTCCTCCAGGTACAGCAGGCGGCGCGGACACAGGTCCGCTCGTTCATCACCGCACCCTTCGTCGCCCTCTCTCCCGACGAGAACACCGCCGAGCCCATGGCCCTCGAGCGTGGAGTGCTCTTCCGAGCCGTACTGGACCGCGCTGTGCTGGCAGAGCCGGGCATCGTGCAGGACGCGATCGATTCCCTGCGCAACGGGGTGCAGTTGCGGGTCGCGGACCATCTGCCGATGAAACTCGTGCTGGCCGACGCCGACCTCGGCCTCGTCCCACTTGCGATCACACCGGCGGGAGAACCCGGCGCCGTGCTGCTGCACCGCAGCGGCCTCCTGGACGCGCTGGACGCGCTGTTCGAGACGGTGTGGCGCACGGCTCGGCCGCTCGAGTTGTCGGGCACGGGAGACGAATCCGACGTCGCCGTCGAGGCCGCTCCGCACGGCCCGACCGAACTCGACCAAAGGATTGTCGGACTCCTCCTGGCCGGCCTCACGGACCAAACGGTGGCGACCCAACTCGGTCTGTCACCGCGCACGTTGCACCGGCGCCTGCGCCGTCTCATGGACATAGCCGGAGTCCAGACCCGGATGCAGCTCGGTGCCCACGCCGTGCGAAACCGATGGACGGAACACCTGTGA
- a CDS encoding SCO2400 family protein, which produces MNTGRPQMDYCSTCRRHLNGALVCPGCGAYAPDIAPLAVGTTAPAPDPVAAPWQSPGHLWHDQGSGAEESGEAPQEHPYDGPDAPPLAPTGRAARRRQRERWKKTQRRALVATAVALVGGGLTVTSMNRQSTDRTQAASAPDSQAMGIAEEQATAPVPASATPADTNRSKGGSSTKRSSTANAPHEQTATTPRATPTTEAVQQDGVTDPLTTAASSAGSQTGSTVSDTTDSVPRTSASPTPTDNADSTDTTDTSSTDTSAATPPPAESSSPSSPSGLCLLGLVCIS; this is translated from the coding sequence GTGAACACAGGAAGACCGCAGATGGACTACTGCTCCACATGCCGTCGGCATCTCAACGGCGCCCTGGTGTGCCCCGGGTGCGGCGCCTACGCCCCGGACATCGCGCCCCTCGCCGTCGGAACGACCGCACCGGCCCCCGACCCGGTCGCGGCACCGTGGCAATCCCCGGGCCACCTGTGGCACGACCAGGGTTCCGGTGCCGAGGAGAGCGGCGAGGCACCGCAGGAGCACCCGTACGACGGCCCGGACGCTCCGCCCCTCGCGCCGACGGGCCGGGCGGCACGGCGGCGCCAGCGGGAACGCTGGAAGAAGACCCAGCGCAGGGCCCTGGTGGCCACGGCGGTCGCCCTGGTCGGCGGCGGTCTGACCGTCACCTCGATGAACCGGCAGTCCACGGACCGCACGCAGGCGGCCTCCGCACCGGACAGCCAGGCCATGGGCATCGCGGAGGAGCAGGCCACGGCGCCGGTTCCGGCCTCGGCGACACCGGCCGACACGAACCGATCCAAGGGCGGCTCGTCCACGAAGCGCTCGTCCACCGCGAACGCGCCCCATGAGCAGACGGCCACCACGCCCCGGGCCACGCCCACGACCGAAGCGGTCCAGCAGGACGGCGTCACGGATCCGCTGACCACAGCGGCGTCCTCCGCCGGATCACAAACCGGCTCCACGGTGTCCGACACCACGGACTCGGTCCCCCGGACGTCGGCCTCGCCCACTCCCACCGACAACGCCGACAGCACCGACACCACCGACACGTCGAGCACGGACACATCGGCGGCGACTCCCCCGCCCGCCGAGTCCTCGTCGCCGTCCTCGCCCTCGGGGCTCTGCCTGCTCGGGCTGGTCTGCATCAGCTGA
- a CDS encoding TetR/AcrR family transcriptional regulator: protein MVGRQSDGAARGPGRPREERVTGAVLSAVVELVHEQGIGAVTMDAVAARAGVSKPAIYRRWPTKQDLIIAAAETRIGILSVPDLGGFRAELRFVLTARLEAYRLPGTDRLIAGLIGAAAETGAVRGQYAEYTERITSETRRILERGIARGDVHPDTDVRAASTLVAAPLIFRLIGEQEMPDARFVDTLVDLVARAVGPIG, encoded by the coding sequence ATGGTGGGTAGGCAGTCGGACGGGGCCGCGCGAGGACCGGGGCGCCCGCGGGAGGAGCGGGTCACCGGAGCCGTCCTCAGCGCGGTCGTGGAGTTGGTCCACGAGCAGGGGATCGGGGCGGTCACGATGGACGCCGTCGCGGCACGGGCCGGAGTGAGCAAGCCCGCCATCTACCGGCGGTGGCCCACGAAGCAGGATCTGATCATCGCCGCTGCGGAAACCCGTATCGGCATCCTGTCGGTGCCCGATCTCGGTGGCTTCCGGGCGGAGCTCCGATTTGTGCTCACCGCCCGCCTGGAGGCCTACCGGCTGCCGGGTACGGACCGGCTGATCGCCGGTCTCATCGGGGCCGCGGCCGAGACGGGGGCGGTGCGGGGGCAGTACGCGGAGTACACCGAGCGGATCACGAGCGAGACGAGGCGCATCCTCGAACGCGGCATCGCCCGGGGTGATGTGCATCCGGACACCGATGTCCGGGCCGCCTCGACGCTGGTGGCCGCACCGCTGATCTTCCGGCTGATCGGCGAGCAGGAGATGCCCGACGCGCGCTTCGTGGACACCTTGGTCGACCTCGTGGCCCGCGCGGTCGGCCCCATCGGCTGA
- a CDS encoding MFS transporter gives MTDTDVAPAVPAGPPRAPSRTRRRAWIVTALLVVFMMINFADKSVLGLAAEEIRQDLGLSASAFGLASSAFFLLFSISGAAVGLLADRVRPKWLLLIMAVLWSVSQAPLAVGGGLAVLIASRVLLGAAEGPAYPVAQQTTLSWFPNHRRNLPGALIVLGITLGVLVAAPVLAWLINHHGWRSAVAAVALAGVVWTLLWIPFGGEGPYAALSDSGSPAEVIRDGGPERGNGTGAGSPGQAQPKMPYRRILATRTWVGVTIGYFSTYWVIAFALVWLPSYLRDGLGYSAAVSTRLLMLFWGLSGILVLGQAGLTGWMLRRGIASRWARGGTGGALLLLAGVSCLVLPIAPAGAVTVVLLVGAFSLAGAMGSIAATTIMELTPADRRGGALGAVNAVVTTAGLIAPTLIGSLVDTHGAGGYRYAVLITGALLLVGGTAAVTLIDPDRDVRLLAV, from the coding sequence GTGACCGACACCGACGTCGCACCCGCTGTGCCCGCCGGCCCCCCGAGGGCGCCGAGCAGAACGAGACGCCGCGCATGGATCGTCACCGCGCTGCTCGTCGTTTTCATGATGATCAATTTCGCCGACAAGTCGGTGCTCGGTCTGGCCGCGGAGGAGATCCGACAGGACCTCGGCCTGTCCGCATCGGCCTTCGGACTCGCCAGCAGCGCGTTCTTCCTGCTGTTCTCGATCTCCGGCGCCGCGGTGGGGCTGCTCGCCGACCGCGTACGGCCGAAGTGGCTGCTGCTGATCATGGCCGTTCTGTGGTCCGTCTCCCAGGCGCCACTGGCGGTCGGAGGAGGGCTCGCGGTACTCATCGCCTCCCGCGTTCTCCTCGGTGCCGCCGAGGGGCCCGCCTATCCGGTCGCCCAGCAGACGACCCTGTCCTGGTTCCCCAACCACCGGCGCAACCTGCCCGGGGCGCTGATCGTCCTGGGAATCACGCTGGGGGTCCTGGTCGCCGCTCCCGTCCTGGCGTGGTTGATCAACCACCACGGCTGGCGCTCGGCCGTGGCCGCGGTGGCGCTGGCCGGCGTGGTGTGGACGCTGCTGTGGATTCCGTTCGGCGGAGAGGGACCGTACGCGGCACTGTCGGACAGCGGCTCTCCGGCCGAGGTGATCCGCGACGGCGGGCCGGAACGGGGCAACGGGACCGGGGCCGGAAGCCCGGGTCAGGCACAACCCAAGATGCCGTACCGCCGAATCCTTGCGACCCGTACCTGGGTCGGTGTCACGATCGGGTACTTCAGCACCTACTGGGTGATCGCCTTCGCCCTGGTATGGCTCCCTTCCTACCTGCGTGACGGGCTGGGCTACTCCGCGGCCGTGTCCACACGGTTGCTGATGCTGTTCTGGGGTCTGAGCGGAATCCTGGTGCTCGGGCAGGCGGGTCTGACCGGATGGATGCTGCGCCGCGGAATCGCGAGTCGGTGGGCCCGCGGTGGGACAGGCGGCGCCCTGCTGCTCCTCGCCGGTGTCTCCTGTCTGGTTCTGCCCATCGCCCCGGCCGGAGCCGTCACGGTCGTGCTGCTGGTCGGCGCGTTCAGTCTCGCCGGAGCGATGGGCAGCATCGCCGCCACCACGATCATGGAGCTGACTCCCGCCGATCGCCGCGGCGGTGCCCTGGGCGCCGTGAACGCCGTGGTGACCACCGCCGGCCTGATCGCCCCGACGCTGATCGGCAGCCTCGTCGACACCCACGGAGCGGGGGGCTACCGGTACGCGGTCCTGATCACCGGCGCCCTGCTCCTGGTGGGCGGAACCGCCGCCGTCACGCTGATCGACCCCGACCGCGACGTCCGCCTGCTCGCCGTGTGA
- a CDS encoding S8 family peptidase: MHTPSHASAFRRRRRQLISAATAVPLLAAGLVVSQVSAQAAPSEPTVPAKPSATHRVTLVTGDVVTVTTAADGTQSADVDRPDSAVGGVKFRQIQGDLFVIPDEAEPLLGADKLDRRLFNVTDLIEMGYDDATTAAVPLIATYARPKSRATPEPTAPRGSKLTRKLKGIGGAALSTDKRKARTFWNGVAPKDGTALGAGVAKLWLDGRVKADLKESVPLIGAPEAWAAGYTGKGVKVAVLDTGIDLNHPDLAGLIDETVSFVPGESVTDVNGHGTHVAGTIVGSGAASGGDHRGVAPGADLVVGKVLGGEQGYGQDSWVMAGMQWAAESGADVVNMSLGDSYPTDGSDPMSLTVDALSERYGTLFVIAAGNAGPESISAPGAAASALTVAATDKQDRLASFSSTGPLALSGGMKPDIAAPGVDITAARSGDMTDGGEGPYRTLSGTSMATPHVAGAAAILAQRHQDWTGVQLKEHLMSTAKGLDSGYSPYEVGTGRLDVAAAVRATVRGTGSLFFGNYTWPHKPSDIPVMKDLTFTNTGSTDVTLNLALTDDDGPFTLGTPTVTVPAGGQATVPVTGDPQSASAGRHVGYVTATDTATGQPVSRTSVALLKEEERYDLNIKLIGRDGKPASGQVTINLAGDFWPWTLDVDGSATMRMAPGLYTVAAYLDVPGEKPDRSGTAVLVDPETVLEDGSADVVLDASKARLLQTEAPQRTEDRQRKVDFNVHYDGHDPFTDFRGGYLVPPTYDDIYVTPTERMRRGEFTLITRWRKGEPMLGLSTSNGRLRFDTLVQAGSALGTATDRLDAVYAGTGAAADYTRTSAKGKVVVIRRSDEVSPQERAEAAVAAGAKALIVVNDGVGALHEYVGESSIPVATVHRDAGKNLIAQARAGIKLTVKQTEFTPFVYDLTRDYPGRVPDRALLYKPARADLARIDARYYSATDGGLAEGYRSDFTLDPSFNLPEAEWHPGTRTEWVTPGQVWREFHAQGVDGDLPWVMVSGDNTYAKGSTTRHDWFAPATRPGQGESFGVYNSRWQNYMTWNVQAWASASDNMRLGGYLPWGETPSRLQVFQGDRLIHDNPVSGDMQWVEVPAGNLPYRAVLDAERPGDLFRLSTRTHTEWTFRSDTVESDFFERFSVLNLDYKLESDLHGDVKANAIQRIGLKPVSMDSGTVPGTITAVKLDVSYDDGDTWQKVTLAKGADGYWTGEFRSPKKPGGFVSVRARAETDSGYSVKNEIIRAYGLR; this comes from the coding sequence ATGCACACCCCCTCTCATGCTTCGGCCTTCCGGCGCAGACGCCGGCAGCTGATCTCGGCAGCCACCGCGGTGCCCCTGCTCGCGGCGGGTCTTGTCGTCTCGCAGGTGTCCGCACAGGCCGCACCGAGCGAGCCCACCGTTCCCGCCAAGCCCTCGGCGACCCACAGGGTCACCCTGGTCACCGGCGATGTCGTCACGGTCACCACGGCGGCCGACGGCACACAGAGTGCCGATGTCGACCGGCCGGACAGCGCCGTCGGCGGCGTGAAGTTCCGGCAGATCCAGGGAGATCTGTTCGTCATACCGGACGAAGCGGAGCCGCTGCTGGGCGCGGACAAGCTGGACCGGCGGCTCTTCAACGTCACCGACCTGATCGAGATGGGCTACGACGACGCGACCACGGCAGCCGTGCCGCTGATCGCGACGTACGCCCGGCCCAAGTCCCGCGCCACCCCGGAGCCGACGGCACCCCGTGGCAGCAAGCTGACCCGCAAGCTCAAGGGCATCGGCGGTGCCGCGCTCAGCACCGACAAGCGCAAGGCCCGCACGTTCTGGAACGGTGTCGCACCGAAGGACGGCACGGCGTTGGGCGCGGGGGTGGCGAAGCTGTGGCTCGACGGCCGCGTGAAGGCCGACCTGAAGGAGAGCGTGCCGCTGATCGGTGCGCCCGAGGCCTGGGCCGCCGGGTACACCGGCAAGGGCGTCAAGGTCGCCGTGCTCGACACCGGCATCGACCTCAACCACCCCGACCTCGCCGGCCTGATCGACGAGACGGTCAGCTTCGTGCCCGGCGAGAGCGTCACCGACGTCAACGGGCACGGCACACATGTGGCCGGCACGATCGTCGGCTCGGGTGCCGCCTCCGGGGGCGACCACAGGGGCGTCGCCCCCGGCGCCGACCTGGTCGTCGGGAAGGTGCTCGGCGGCGAGCAGGGCTACGGCCAGGACTCCTGGGTCATGGCCGGCATGCAGTGGGCCGCCGAGTCCGGCGCGGACGTCGTCAACATGAGCCTCGGTGACTCCTACCCGACGGACGGCAGCGACCCGATGTCGCTGACGGTCGACGCGCTGTCCGAGCGGTACGGCACACTGTTCGTCATCGCCGCCGGCAACGCGGGCCCGGAGAGCATCTCCGCCCCCGGTGCGGCCGCCTCGGCGCTGACCGTGGCCGCCACGGACAAGCAGGACCGGCTCGCGAGCTTCTCCAGCACCGGGCCACTGGCCCTGTCCGGCGGCATGAAGCCGGACATCGCGGCGCCCGGCGTGGACATCACCGCGGCCCGCTCGGGGGACATGACCGACGGTGGTGAGGGCCCCTACCGGACCCTCAGCGGCACGTCGATGGCCACCCCGCACGTGGCCGGCGCGGCGGCGATCCTGGCCCAGCGGCACCAGGACTGGACCGGCGTCCAGCTCAAGGAACACCTGATGAGCACCGCGAAGGGCCTGGACAGCGGGTACTCGCCGTACGAGGTCGGCACCGGCCGTCTCGACGTGGCCGCCGCCGTGCGCGCCACGGTCCGCGGCACCGGATCGCTGTTCTTCGGCAACTACACCTGGCCGCACAAGCCGAGCGACATTCCCGTCATGAAGGACCTGACCTTCACCAACACCGGTTCCACCGACGTCACGCTGAACCTGGCGCTGACCGACGACGACGGCCCGTTCACCCTGGGCACCCCCACGGTGACCGTCCCGGCAGGCGGCCAGGCGACCGTCCCGGTGACCGGCGACCCGCAGAGCGCCTCGGCCGGCCGGCACGTCGGCTACGTGACCGCCACCGACACGGCCACCGGGCAGCCGGTGTCCCGCACGTCCGTGGCGCTGCTGAAGGAGGAGGAGCGCTACGACCTGAACATCAAGCTGATCGGCCGGGACGGCAAGCCCGCCTCCGGCCAGGTCACGATCAACCTGGCCGGCGACTTCTGGCCGTGGACGCTCGACGTCGACGGCTCAGCCACCATGCGCATGGCACCCGGCCTGTACACCGTCGCGGCGTACCTCGACGTACCCGGCGAGAAGCCGGACCGCTCGGGTACGGCCGTACTGGTCGACCCGGAGACCGTACTCGAGGACGGCTCCGCGGACGTGGTCCTGGACGCGAGCAAGGCACGTCTGCTGCAGACCGAGGCACCGCAGCGCACCGAGGACCGCCAGCGCAAGGTCGACTTCAACGTCCACTACGACGGCCACGACCCGTTCACGGACTTCCGCGGCGGGTATCTGGTGCCGCCGACCTACGACGACATCTACGTCACGCCGACGGAGCGGATGAGGCGGGGCGAGTTCACGCTGATCACCCGCTGGCGCAAGGGCGAGCCGATGCTCGGCCTGAGCACCTCGAACGGACGGCTTCGCTTCGACACGCTGGTGCAGGCGGGCAGCGCCCTCGGCACCGCCACAGACAGGCTGGACGCCGTCTACGCGGGCACCGGCGCGGCGGCCGACTACACCAGGACCAGCGCCAAGGGCAAAGTCGTCGTGATCAGGCGCAGTGACGAGGTCTCGCCGCAGGAGCGCGCCGAAGCCGCGGTCGCGGCCGGTGCGAAGGCGCTGATCGTGGTCAACGACGGTGTCGGCGCCCTGCACGAGTACGTCGGCGAGTCGAGCATCCCGGTCGCCACCGTGCACCGCGACGCGGGCAAGAACCTCATCGCGCAGGCCAGAGCCGGAATCAAACTGACCGTGAAGCAGACCGAGTTCACACCGTTCGTCTACGACCTCACCCGGGACTACCCCGGCCGGGTACCGGACCGGGCCCTGCTCTACAAGCCGGCCAGGGCCGACCTCGCCCGGATAGACGCCCGCTACTACTCGGCCACGGACGGCGGGCTCGCGGAAGGCTACCGGTCCGACTTCACCCTCGACCCGTCCTTCAACCTCCCCGAAGCCGAGTGGCACCCGGGCACCCGCACCGAATGGGTGACCCCGGGGCAGGTCTGGCGGGAGTTCCACGCGCAGGGCGTCGACGGGGACCTGCCGTGGGTGATGGTGTCCGGCGACAACACCTACGCCAAGGGCAGCACCACACGTCACGACTGGTTCGCCCCGGCGACCCGCCCCGGCCAGGGTGAGTCCTTCGGGGTGTACAACTCCCGCTGGCAGAACTACATGACCTGGAACGTGCAGGCATGGGCGTCCGCCAGCGACAACATGCGCCTGGGCGGCTACCTGCCGTGGGGTGAGACGCCGTCCCGTCTGCAGGTCTTCCAAGGGGACAGGCTGATCCACGACAACCCGGTCAGCGGAGACATGCAGTGGGTGGAGGTACCGGCGGGCAACCTGCCCTACCGTGCGGTCCTCGACGCGGAACGGCCCGGTGACCTCTTCCGGCTGTCGACGCGTACCCACACCGAGTGGACGTTCAGGTCCGACACCGTCGAATCGGACTTCTTCGAACGGTTCTCGGTGCTGAACCTGGACTACAAGCTGGAGTCGGACCTGCACGGCGATGTCAAGGCGAACGCGATCCAGCGGATCGGCCTCAAGCCGGTGTCGATGGACTCCGGCACCGTGCCGGGCACCATCACCGCGGTGAAGCTGGACGTCTCGTACGACGACGGCGACACGTGGCAGAAGGTGACCCTGGCCAAGGGCGCCGACGGCTACTGGACGGGTGAGTTCAGGTCGCCGAAGAAGCCCGGCGGCTTCGTTTCGGTCCGCGCGCGTGCCGAGACCGACAGCGGCTACAGCGTCAAGAACGAGATCATCCGGGCGTACGGCCTGCGATGA
- a CDS encoding TauD/TfdA dioxygenase family protein: MDSAVTTPAPALDKPLMHYGKRTLDRIAPDAAQPDYRLLDVCPLTPHIGAEIEGVDLSRPIGEQLADEIRQCLLEWKVIFFRDQHAFDPEAQLAFSGLWGQPEPNPFFPKGGTVGVSRLAKDAMVAGTENIWHSDHSFMAAPALGSVLRAVEVPSAGGDTMWADMAAAYDNLTDAMKARIEGLTAVHDWVPSWGSLMTGSQLAAHRENLPAVEHPVVVRHPRTGRKLLYVNEPFTTRIVGLTDPESRELLDELVLQARIPEYQVRFRWQPGSVAVWDNIATQHYAISDYFPQRRVMERVAIAGVPLS; this comes from the coding sequence ATGGACAGCGCCGTCACGACCCCCGCTCCCGCGCTCGACAAACCGCTGATGCACTACGGGAAGCGGACGCTCGACCGCATCGCCCCCGACGCGGCCCAGCCCGACTACCGGCTGCTGGACGTCTGCCCCCTGACCCCGCACATCGGTGCCGAGATCGAGGGTGTCGACCTCTCGCGCCCGATCGGCGAGCAGCTCGCGGACGAGATCAGGCAGTGCCTGCTGGAGTGGAAGGTGATCTTCTTCCGCGACCAGCACGCCTTCGACCCGGAGGCCCAGCTCGCGTTCTCCGGCCTGTGGGGCCAGCCGGAGCCGAACCCCTTCTTCCCCAAGGGCGGCACCGTCGGGGTCTCCCGGCTGGCCAAGGACGCCATGGTCGCCGGCACCGAGAACATCTGGCACAGCGACCACTCGTTCATGGCCGCGCCGGCCCTCGGCTCCGTCCTGCGTGCCGTCGAAGTCCCGTCCGCCGGCGGCGACACCATGTGGGCGGACATGGCCGCCGCCTACGACAACCTCACCGACGCCATGAAGGCCCGCATCGAGGGGCTCACCGCCGTGCACGACTGGGTGCCGAGCTGGGGTTCGCTGATGACCGGGAGTCAGCTCGCGGCGCACCGCGAGAACTTGCCGGCCGTCGAGCACCCCGTGGTCGTCCGGCACCCGCGCACCGGCCGCAAGCTGCTCTACGTCAACGAGCCCTTCACCACCCGGATCGTCGGCCTGACGGATCCGGAGAGCCGTGAGCTGCTCGACGAGCTCGTCCTGCAGGCCCGTATCCCGGAGTACCAGGTCCGCTTCCGCTGGCAGCCCGGCTCCGTCGCGGTGTGGGACAACATCGCCACCCAGCACTACGCGATCAGCGACTACTTCCCCCAGCGCCGTGTCATGGAGCGCGTCGCCATCGCCGGCGTCCCGCTCTCCTGA